CGAATGAAGTCTCGATACTCAAGATCAGAATCTTGATGCAATGTTTTCTCAAATACGCAACACAAGTTCCATAACGCTCTTTCTTCTGCCTGGTCCTCAATCATAAGTTTGTCTGAATCACTAAACCTACGAGTCAGCTCAAACAGAACCCATGCTTCATCTTCCGTGAGCGTGATTTTTACTTTTTTGCTCATAATTTCTATTTACACATAGCGCTTTGCTAAACGGCAGCCGAAACGCAGTGCAGGCTGTCCGGTGGAGGGGGCGTTCTTTTGCACCCGGAACGAATTTCAGCAACTTGTTATGTTTTCCTCAAGGCCTTCTTGAGCAGGTAGCTTATAGCCCAGGCCATGAGGAAAAATAAGATCAAAATTTCATGGTTGCCCGTATTATTTGCCCACTTCTGGGCACGAATTTTACTACCAAAAATACTTACGAAGATAAGTGGCGATGCGATGGTCATAAGTGCAAAACCAAAGGCAACTGCTGGTCCACTATCAGATCCCTCTCGATATAAAACTCCAGCTACTACAGTGAATAAAGCCGAGCCTAATAGAAATAAGAGAACCCTAGATAATAGTTCATCAAACTCCTCTCGCTTACGCCTACTACCCACTTCTCTCTCCAGAAACATAACGCCTGCCCCACAGGAAGAGCGTCAGCGATTTCCTGTGCGGGCACTGGTTATAAGTTTCTAGGCACATACTTAAACTGCTCTCTTTGCTCAACTGAGACAACATGCTTAACCATTTCAATTTCGCATGCACCATGATCTTTAAAATTTTTTCGTCCTTCTCTTAGCGTAATGCCATGATTTGGACCTGAACCAACATCCAGCTCATCAATATCTTGCCCATCGTCCTCCCAAAAGCACACTGGACAAATTAAATAGTTGCCTCGCTCAGGTAGTGAAATGTAATCACAGTAAGGGCACTGCTCTCTTGGAGTTGGATCTTCTGGTTCATACCATTCAAAAGCCTTTTTACTAAATAATGCCTTTATCTTCTCTAGCACTACTTATTCCTTATAACGCCGCTAGCACCGAGCGAAGCACGCAGTGCGTAGTCCGGTGCCTAGCCTGGTTAAATGCATGATTAGGCATCTGCTCGTCTTTTCAGCTTGAAGCAACACAACGTTGTAAACATGTAGCTGTCTTTTTCATGCTCTACTTCTACAACGACATTATCTTTTTCTAAAACGTTGTCTGTTGTAACCCATTGCAAAAATCCTTCTTCTAGTTCGCTGTGAGAATAGTCTTCTCCGAGCATTACAACATTTGCAGATATGAATTCGTTTGGGCCCACATCGTATTCAACGATATCACCCAATTTTACTTCTTCTCCAGATTCGTATTGCATAAGCATTTAACGCCCCGCACAGGGGCAGACAAATAAGAGCAGCGTTTTGGCTGTCCCAGTGACCAACCCGAGCGATTGCTGCGGCTTGTATGGTTGTTCTTGCCTGATTCTGATGTTGAAAATCCTTTTCGCTAACGGGTAAATTGAGACCCACCTTCGGCGGCCACCGAAGGCCTTGTTTGTCACAGTTCGTTGCTGCGCCGGTTTATAAAGACCGTTAACAAGTAGGAACGTGACAGACACTCACTAGGCATAACTCGAATAGTCATGTGGGCCTCGAGCCCGAATAGCAAGGCGGAGATAGCTTATCTTATGGAACCTAAAGAGATCAATGTCGGTATCGATACCAGCAGTAAACAACTCGATATTTATGTGAGACCTACTGGCCAGTTTTTTAGTGTTGCCAATGATAAAAACGGCATTAAGGATGCCATTAAACAACTACAACCTCTTAAACCTCAAAGAGTATTAATAGAGTCTACAGGAAGACTCGAATTAGAGTTTGTTTGCGCCGCCGACAAAGCAGGATTACCTGTTGTTGTTTGCAACCCTTCACAGATAAGAAGCTTCGCTAAATCCGCAGGGCGCCTCGCCAAAACTGACAAGCTAGATGCAATGGATATTGCACATTTTGGTGAGGCCATGAAGCCAGGGCTGTCGGTGCTAAAGCCAGAAAAACTCAGGAATATCAGTGACTTACTGGTAGTACGAAGTCAGTGTTTAGAAATGAGTACAATGCAAAAGAATCGGCTTCAGAGAATGCCGAAATCAGTACACAAACCTATACGGACCATTCTAAACACCATCAAGAAAGAGTTACAAAGTATCGACAAACAACTAGATAAACTGGTTAACAGTGTGCCTGAGTGGCGGCAAAGGCGAGACCTATTGTTAAGCGCTAAAGGAGTCGGAAATGTATTGGCTTATACGCTGATGAGTGAACTTCCCGAGCTAGGAAAATTGAACCGTAAAGAAATCGCTGCACTTGTCGGTATCGCCCCGATGAACCGTGATAGCGGCAGCTTCCAGGGAAAGAGATATATTCGGGGTGGAAGGCATCGTGTACGAACGGTTTTGTTTGTTTCCATCATGTCGGCCATACAGCATCATCCCAAACTAAAGCCGATGTACAAGCGATTAGTCGACGCTGGCAAACCTAAAAAGGTCGCTCTGATTGCCTGCATGAGAAAGCAGATTACGATACTGAATACGATGGTGAAAAATAACACCTACTGGGATGAAAGTATGGCTTAATAACTTGACGAGCAACCATAGTCACTTGTTATGTTTACGGACGATATATAACTTCTTCTTGTGGATCATAACAAACTATACCTAGGCTTTTAGCCGTTTCTACTACGTGATCGAAGGACTCTTCAATTTTAGAAAACGCTACTGCAAGAATTGCTAAATCTCCGATAATATTATTTTCTAAAGGACCATCGGCCCAAATAACATTATCAATTTCAGATTCAGGCACTTTTGTTACACAAGGATATTTTTCTGTGAGCTTTTTGATTAACTCTACCATCTTTGGGTGAGGAGGCATTTCAGAATCTTCGTTTGCTTCTTCTCGATCATCAAATTCATCCCAAGCCTCTTCATCATTCTCAGGAATGGGACTGATACTAAACATTATCGAAAAACTCACAACTAACTACTCTTTAATTTCGTACTTGGAGAAACATAACGAGGCTGTAGAAAAACAGTTTTAGAAAAAGCTGTCATTCCTCAGGTTCCTCCAAACAAAAATTTCGGTCTAAATTTAGCGATACCACTAAATTTCTTTCATTGTATTAAATTTAGGCGCCTTGATGCCCCTAATTTATACTCAATCAATGGATACTACCATATCTCATCAACTTTTCTATATTATGTACCAAGCAGAACATCTGCCATTGTCCCTGAACCTTACTTTTTCCTCGTAGCGAGAAGCGATTCAATCGCTTGTTGGTACCAATGTTCCCGAACACTGGCTCGACAACAGACATTCGATGTCCATAAATGGTCTTGCCTTCGATACTATCAACCCGCTTTTTCATCCAGTCAGTGGCTGTCCGTCCGTTTGTCCAAGTTAGGGATACTTGCCTTCCATGTCCTTTTCGAGAGCTGGCAGATTCCGGGTTTCGCATACACTGATTTTTAAGGCTGCATTCCCTGCAGTCAGTGAGGCGCCCTTCGAACAGTAGTTTTTTCTTACCTTCACTGACATGCTCTTCTTTTAACAAGAGCATCGCTTTTCCTGCAGGACAGATACAGGTTTTCTTTTTCTTG
This DNA window, taken from Microbulbifer sp. MKSA007, encodes the following:
- a CDS encoding CPCC family cysteine-rich protein, giving the protein MLEKIKALFSKKAFEWYEPEDPTPREQCPYCDYISLPERGNYLICPVCFWEDDGQDIDELDVGSGPNHGITLREGRKNFKDHGACEIEMVKHVVSVEQREQFKYVPRNL
- a CDS encoding IS110 family transposase; the protein is MEPKEINVGIDTSSKQLDIYVRPTGQFFSVANDKNGIKDAIKQLQPLKPQRVLIESTGRLELEFVCAADKAGLPVVVCNPSQIRSFAKSAGRLAKTDKLDAMDIAHFGEAMKPGLSVLKPEKLRNISDLLVVRSQCLEMSTMQKNRLQRMPKSVHKPIRTILNTIKKELQSIDKQLDKLVNSVPEWRQRRDLLLSAKGVGNVLAYTLMSELPELGKLNRKEIAALVGIAPMNRDSGSFQGKRYIRGGRHRVRTVLFVSIMSAIQHHPKLKPMYKRLVDAGKPKKVALIACMRKQITILNTMVKNNTYWDESMA
- a CDS encoding transposase, whose amino-acid sequence is MTTSKGTIQGYNGVAAVDRKHQIVVEAQAFGEGQEHHTLKPILDGISCHYQHIGIDEDILAKQVIITADTGFSNDANYSYLRESGINAYIPDNKFRSRDKAFTKQKTKYGKRNQKGRANVQKTIPASEFTFNKKKKTCICPAGKAMLLLKEEHVSEGKKKLLFEGRLTDCRECSLKNQCMRNPESASSRKGHGRQVSLTWTNGRTATDWMKKRVDSIEGKTIYGHRMSVVEPVFGNIGTNKRLNRFSLRGKSKVQGQWQMFCLVHNIEKLMRYGSIH